The genomic stretch CGAGTCAGAAATCGACACCAAGATGGCCCAGCTAAAAAGCCCCTACTCGCAGGAGCAGTTTGAGCAGAAGCTGAAAGAACGCGGCATTTCCGAAGACGACCTCCGCGACGAGGTGCGCACCACTCTCACCGTCAATAAGCTGATCAACCGGGACATCAGCGCCCGGGTTTCGGTGAGCGACGCGGATATTTCCACGTTCTACCAGAACAACCGGGCATCGTTCGATGTCCCGGAAACCGAATATCACCTGGCCCAGATCCAGGTGACTCCGGGCTCGAACAGCGACGTGCACAACCTGAAAAACGACGACGCCAAGACGCCCCAGATGGCGGAGCGGAAAATCCAGGCGCTTTACGCCCAGCTTCGTTCGGGGCAGGACTTTGCCGCCGTCGCCCAGAACTATTCCGAGGACCCTGCAACCGCCATGAGCGGCGGCGACATGGGCTTTGTTCCGGAATCGTCGCTTGCAGCCAATCCCGCCCTCGACCAGGTTGTGAAAAGGCTCAAACCGGGCCAGATTTCCGGAATTATCACTTCCGAGGGAGGTTACCACATCATCAAGCTGCTGGGTGTTGAACAGGCCGGACAACATCCCCTGACAGACCCCAAGGTGCAGAGCCAGATCCGCAAGACCCTCCAGAATGAAAAGGAGCAATTGCTCAAGGCGGCTTACATTGAGACTCTGCGCGACGGCGCCAAGGTGAAAAACCTGTTGGCGGAGCAGATTGTGAAAGCAGCGCAGTAGAAAGCTGCCGGGGCGGCCACTATTCCAATCGCAGCAGCTTCGCTCCTGCCTCAATTCCGACGCCTTCCTTGACGTGCAATTCGGCGATGCGGCCGGGGCGCGGCGCCCGCAGTTCATTCTGCATCTTCATGGCTTCAATCACCACGAGCCCCTGGTCCTGGGCGACTTCTTCGCCGCGGCCCACGAGTACCCGAACAATTTTCCCAGGCATTGGCGCGAGCACTTCGAGCGGTCCATCGTGCGCAAGGGCCTGCCCGGCAAAGCGGCGCGTGCGCGGGTCGCGGACTTCAACATGGAAGTCGTACTCGGCGAGGGTGACAACCCATGCCTCAGCCTGGCCCGGGCGGCTGTCCGGCGCAGGCTGGACACGGACTTCATACGATTGACCACCAATCAGAATCGAATAGTGGCCGGGCCGGATTTCGGCCCAGTCGGCCTCGATCGCTTTCCCGTCGATGAGGTACTGCGGCATTTCCTGCCCGGCAGGTCCGCCGGGCCTGCTCTCCACGGTGAGCTTGTGCTGGCTGGTCCGTGAATCTTCCCGCAACTCGATTTCGAAATTCATGAGTAGCTGTCCCGCTGTTTTCAGCGGCCCGGCCAGCGGTCCAATTCCTCGCTGCGGCCTGCGGCTTTCCAAGCAGACGCGCGGCCGTTCGTCCGAGTTTCGCTGCGGAGATGCTGCCGCCTGCTTTTCATTTCAAGCGCCACCGCCAGAATGGCCACGCGCCCTAGTTCCGGGGGCGGGGGAGTCTTGAGCGTGCCCTCCGCCAGCATCCGGTCAATAAAGCCCGTGTCGAGTTGCCCCTCCACGAATTCCGCATGCGCCAGTAGTTGCCGGAAGAATTGCAGGTTCGTCTGGGGGCCGGCCACTTCATATTCGCTCAGTGCTCGCCGCATGCGCGTCACAGCCTGCCCGCGGTCGGTTCCCCACACCACCAGCTTGGCCAGCAGCGGATCGTATTCGAGCGGCACCCGCCAGCCTTCGTAAACACCGCTGTCACTGCGGACGCCCGGCCCGGACGGTATGGCCAGCCGCGTGATGAGCCCGGGAGAAGGGAAGAAGCCCCGTGCGGGATCTTCCGCATAGATGCGGACTTCGATAGCCGCCCCGCGAAGCTGCACGTCTTCCTGCCGCCACTCGAGGGGCTCGCCGGCTGCGATGTGGAACTGTTCCTTCACCAGGTCGATGCCCACAACCAGTTCGGTGACGGGGTGCTCCACCTGGAGGCGCGCATTCATTTCGAGGAAGTAAAAGTTGCGGTCCTGATCGACGAGGAATTCTGCAGTACCGGCGTTGGTGTAGCCGGCCAGCTTGCCGATGCGCACGGCCGTTTCGCCCATGCGGTCCCGCAAGGCGGGATCGAGCAGGGGTGAGGGGCATTCTTCCAACACTTTCTGATGACGTCGCTGCAAGGAACACTCGCGTTCGCCAAGGTAGATCAGGTTGCCATGCGCGTCGCCTAATAACTGAATCTCCACATGGCGCGGGCGTTCGATCCATTTTTCGAGGTAGACCGACGGATCGCCAAAGGCATTCTGCGCTTCCGAGCGAGCATTGCGCCACGCGGACTGGAGTTGCTCCTCCCTTGCCACCTTCCGCAGTCCCTTGCCGCCGCCTCCCGCTGCGGCCTTCAGCATCACTGGGAAGCTGATCTCACGTGCCACGCGAGCCACTTCCTCGAAGGTGTCGAGATTGGCATCCGTGCCGGGAACTACCGGCAATCCGGCGTTCATCACCAGGCGCCGGGCGGCCGTCTTGGATCCCATCAACTCCATGGCCTCGGGCGTGGGGCCGATAAAAACGATGCCGGCATCGCGGCAGGCGCGGGCGAAATCAGGATTTTCGGCCAGAAATCCGTAGCCGGGATGGATGGCCTCAGCGTCCGAGCGCCGGGCGGCATCAATGATGCGGTCAATGCGCAGGTAGCTCTCGACCGCGGGCGCGGGGCCGATTGGGAGTGCTTCGTCCGCGTAGCGCACGTGCAGCGCCTTGCGGTCCACTTCCGAATAAACCGCGACGCTGCGAATGCCCATCTCGCGGCAGGCGCGCATCACCCGCACCGCGATCTCACCACGATTGGCAATGAGGATCTTTTTGAACAAGCGTTCTCGCGTTTGTTGAAGCGGGGGTGCTCCCACCGCCAGGGTTTTCGGCGCATCCACTGAAAACATGATTATACACGTCCGGAGCGGTCGATAAAGCTCTCGTGCTCCCGGGGTTGTGGAATGTCATTCAATCAGTAAACGAGCGAGGGTTGTGGTTCGTAGTTTCATTTGGGGAGACGAACGGACAAATCGCGGCAGATCTTGCGGGCTAGAAAATCATCGACCTCTCGATGCCGGGGAACGGTGGATGTGAAGTTGTTTTTGGGGTTTACATATACAGAGTGTTTTGCGCCTTCCCGAAGCAGCTTGCAGCCTTGGCCAGTAAGGTGGCGCACCAGATCACGGCGTTTCAAGCGCCCCTAGACCTCAACCGTTATGGGTTCGCGGCGGGCGCCTGATAGCGGTGGTTCCGCTCTTAATTCGCGGTTGGCTTCGAGAATGATCTGCAGGGCCTCACGCAGATTTCCCCTGGCTTCAGCAAGAGTTTTCCCTTGTGTGTTAACACCGGGAATCTCTTCGATATAGGCAATGTACCAACGCCCTCTTTTCTTGATGACCGCCGTAAACTCCCGTTCCATAGACCATTACTCCGGATTGAGTATACCAGATCGTAGGCTGACGCTACAGCGGGATGTTGCCGTGTTTTTTGGGAGGCAGGGTGTCGCGCTTGTTTTCGAGCATGTGCAGGGCCTGAATTAATTGCGGACGGGTGTCGCGCGGAGCGATGA from Terriglobia bacterium encodes the following:
- the accC gene encoding acetyl-CoA carboxylase biotin carboxylase subunit, which codes for MFKKILIANRGEIAVRVMRACREMGIRSVAVYSEVDRKALHVRYADEALPIGPAPAVESYLRIDRIIDAARRSDAEAIHPGYGFLAENPDFARACRDAGIVFIGPTPEAMELMGSKTAARRLVMNAGLPVVPGTDANLDTFEEVARVAREISFPVMLKAAAGGGGKGLRKVAREEQLQSAWRNARSEAQNAFGDPSVYLEKWIERPRHVEIQLLGDAHGNLIYLGERECSLQRRHQKVLEECPSPLLDPALRDRMGETAVRIGKLAGYTNAGTAEFLVDQDRNFYFLEMNARLQVEHPVTELVVGIDLVKEQFHIAAGEPLEWRQEDVQLRGAAIEVRIYAEDPARGFFPSPGLITRLAIPSGPGVRSDSGVYEGWRVPLEYDPLLAKLVVWGTDRGQAVTRMRRALSEYEVAGPQTNLQFFRQLLAHAEFVEGQLDTGFIDRMLAEGTLKTPPPPELGRVAILAVALEMKSRRQHLRSETRTNGRASAWKAAGRSEELDRWPGR
- a CDS encoding biotin/lipoyl-containing protein: MNFEIELREDSRTSQHKLTVESRPGGPAGQEMPQYLIDGKAIEADWAEIRPGHYSILIGGQSYEVRVQPAPDSRPGQAEAWVVTLAEYDFHVEVRDPRTRRFAGQALAHDGPLEVLAPMPGKIVRVLVGRGEEVAQDQGLVVIEAMKMQNELRAPRPGRIAELHVKEGVGIEAGAKLLRLE
- a CDS encoding type II toxin-antitoxin system HicB family antitoxin; amino-acid sequence: MEREFTAVIKKRGRWYIAYIEEIPGVNTQGKTLAEARGNLREALQIILEANRELRAEPPLSGARREPITVEV
- a CDS encoding peptidylprolyl isomerase produces the protein MPACKSKNAVSADVWAQVDGHDIFQSQVEKIYRSRAGSTGEAGDPEEALSYKLNILNELINNQILVAHAARSGITVSESEIDTKMAQLKSPYSQEQFEQKLKERGISEDDLRDEVRTTLTVNKLINRDISARVSVSDADISTFYQNNRASFDVPETEYHLAQIQVTPGSNSDVHNLKNDDAKTPQMAERKIQALYAQLRSGQDFAAVAQNYSEDPATAMSGGDMGFVPESSLAANPALDQVVKRLKPGQISGIITSEGGYHIIKLLGVEQAGQHPLTDPKVQSQIRKTLQNEKEQLLKAAYIETLRDGAKVKNLLAEQIVKAAQ
- a CDS encoding type II toxin-antitoxin system HicA family toxin; the encoded protein is MKRRDLVRHLTGQGCKLLREGAKHSVYVNPKNNFTSTVPRHREVDDFLARKICRDLSVRLPK